One Nymphaea colorata isolate Beijing-Zhang1983 chromosome 12, ASM883128v2, whole genome shotgun sequence genomic window, GTACCAGAACAAGTTCAGTGGCCCCATTCCGCCTGAGATTGGTAATTGCAAAGCTCTGCAACGGTTGCatctttcagaaaattattttacaTCAACTTTGCCTCCACAGATTGGAAATGTAACTCGACTGGCAAGCTTCAATATTTCCTCAAATAAGCTCACTGGGCCCATTCCTCCAGAGTTGATTAATTGCAAGATGCTTCAGCGGCTTGATCTCAGCAACAACTTGTTCACAGGTAACCTTCCAGCTGAAATTGGCACTCTTCTCCAGCTTGAGTTGCTCAGGCTCTCAGAAAACAGGATTTCAGGGGTAATACCTACTGCCTTGGGGAATCTTTCACGTTTGATCGAGCTGCAGATGGGTGGTAATCAATTTTCCGGAAGCATTCCATCGGAATTGGGTGGATTATCAAGCTTGCAGATTGCCATGAACCTTAGTTGGAATAGGCTTTCCGGGCACATACCTCCTGAGCTAGGCAACCTTATGCTGCTAGAATATCTTTTTCTCAACAACAATGACCTCTCAGGAGAGATTCCATATACATTTGCCAATCTTTCTAGCATACTGGGATTTAATGTATCATTCAATAATCTAACTGGACCTATTCCTGCAATGCCGTTGTTCCAGAACATGGACATTGACAGTTTTATTGGAAATACTGGGCTTTGTGGTGGTCCTCTTGGGGGCTGTAACTCTTCATCAGATGCTGCCATTCCACCGCCCTGGGACGGGATTAGATCCCAGTTGGGAAAAATTGTCGCAATAATTGCTGTAGTTGTGGGGGCTATCTCCCTGGTGCTCATTGCAATTGTCATCTATTTCATCAGGCAAACAGTTGATCCGACCAAATCTTTTCGGGATAAGGAGTattattcagattcagatgtttATCTTCCCCCAAAGGACGGTTTCACCTTCCATGATTTGGTTGGCGCCACCAATGGCTTTGACAGCAGTTTCATAATAGGAAGGGGTGCTAGTGGAATAGTATACAAAGCTGTCATGCCCTCTGGACCAGTAATTGCTGTCAAAAGACTTGCATCTTACAGAGAAGGGAACAACATCGACCGCAGCTTCAGCGCTGAAATTTCGACTTTGGGAAAGATTAGGCATAAAAACATAGTGAAGCTCTATGGTTTCTCCTACTACAAGGAGTCCAACCTTCTTCTCTATGAGTACATGTCTAGGGGAAGTTTAGGTGAATTGCTTCATGGGACTTCCTTGGTTTTGGACTGGCCGACTCGGTACAAGATTGCTCTCGGTGCTGCAGAAGGACTCTCATATTTGCATCATGATTGCAAGCCACGAATTATTCATAGAGACATCAAATCTAACAACATCCTTCTTGATGAGAATTTTGAAGCACATGTAGGAGATTTTGGATTAGCAAAAGTGATTGACATGCCATATTCAAAGTCAGTCAGCGCAGTTGCAGGATCTTATGGGTACATCGCTCCAGGTAAGTCATTCTCGACGACCACTGAGCTTGCACAGACTGTAGTTTCTTTGTCCTGTATCTGTCTTCTCCTTGTCCCTGCCCATCACCCTAAAGCTTGCAAAGTTTCCTGTTCTGCTatatataccttttttttttcttactgaCAAACTAGTAGAAATCAGGATTGCATCATCCACCTTGAAATTGGTTCTTTACCTAAAGCAGAAAATCTGAACACCCCTTTTTCAGGTTTGGCTCATTTATAGCGAGACCATACATACCCACCTCAGTGTGTAGTTCATGCGAGCTGAACTGGGATCGACCTAGACTTTCTTGAAAATTGATCATGTTTTCTCCTCCACTACTACCAGAATAAGAGCTTCTATGTGTGATTGCATTGGAATCACTAAGATAGTTGTGAAATTTGCAGCACTGATCCTTTTGTATCGATCAACAGAATATGCATACACCATGAAGGTTACAGAAAAGTGCGACATCTACAGCTATGGAGTTGTCCTGTTGGAACTGCTGACTGGGAGAACTTCAGTGCAACCAGTTGATCAAGGAGGTGATCTGGTGACGTGGGTAAAGACATCAGTTCGTAATGTTTCTCTGTCTTCTGGAGTTTTTGATGACAGACTAGACCTTGACGACCAAAGTACTATTGATCACATGACAATCGTGCTGAAGATTGCATTAATGTGTATAACTACGTCACCCCTTGATCGGCCATCAATGCGGGAAGTTGTGTTGATGCTGATAGAGTCTAATAGACAGAAGGAGGAGTGTTACGTTTCTTCGGGGGAATCCGAGACACATTCTCAGGATGTTTAGCTCATGAAGGTATTATATGTAGATTCACCTTTAACATCTTGTTTTCCCTTCTTTGTTCTCCAAAAATTCTTgtagaaagagaagaagaagaagaagaagagcatgGTATTAGCTTCTCTTCCAATGAATTGTACATTAACATGTTCTTTTCGTTATACTAATGGAATCTGTTTTGTTATTCCTAGTCTTGGACTCTTTTGGTAgtgggctctctctcttctcctctgtGTGTGTCTCTtattaaacaagtaaaatattaCTTTACTAAACTCAACACAACAACTAACAGCTCGGAGATTGTGGAGGTAAAGACCTTGAATCAAGTcccaaaatcatttttttgcaCCCAGGACTCGGGAGCCTTCTTATAGTAATTGTCCTGGTTCACCAGAGAGTTTATTCTGAGGCCCGTCAACTAGTCTGGTTCATATAGTCTGTGTTTATAATTTTATACatcattttttgttatgtttatatACGTATAAAATAAAGTATCGATGTTAGTTTTTAAGTTTAAGAACATATACATTTAGTACTTGTTTCTAAACAGAAAAACGGTGAGTGACCTAATTGACGCGCGGACCAATCTGTTGGTATGGATTGCCAACCATGCCGGCGGTCACTCTTATGGCGGAGAAAAGGGTCTAGAGGCAAGCCAGGAACGCcaccaaaaagaagatttttcaTGAGTTTCCATTAGTTTGAGTAtcaaaaatgaatgaaattagTATAGATAACAGGGAGAAGTAGTTAGATTATATACCAACATCTGCCTGGCAACGTCCTTTGGGTCAAAAtcttaaaaacaaagaaagatgaGCATAAACAACTTTATGTATAAAAAACATTGTCAACTTTCACGATGGGATTACTCCGTCATGGAAACGCTGGTTAGATTGGAGCACCTTGTTGTGCAGAAACGATGTATGCCACTTGAAGGAAGAGAAAATGGGGACGGGGATCACCCGTTTTCTCCATTTCCATGGCATTGCTAATGTTGGAGCTCCATGAGAAGAGGGAACTGGGAATGTCTCCCCCCTTCACTCGTGGCTCCGGCCAAATCAAAAACAGCCATTAACACCGGGTGCATTACATTCCCCAAAACCCCTTGTACCAACAGCAGTAACACCTGCTTGAcgcatttcatcaaacacgtTCACCGCACCACCCAGCACCTTGTACCAAAGCAActgaaagggagagagggagagagagagagagggtcgtCCTATGCACGGCGATTCTTTCGATTTTGTAGGTCGGCTTCTATAGGGTTTTGGATCCGTTTTCTGAAATCTAAGGCTTGGACGATGGCCCTGCTTGCGGGCCGAGGAAGATAAAATCGATTCGGGTCTGGGTTATTGGCGGACTGTGTTTTGATCCAGATCCGGGTTTAGATTATTTGGATTAGATTTGCAAAACAGATGGAATCCGAGACAGTACAGGCCGTTTGgcatcacgaatccaatgaATTTACCTCAAGaataaggtagattcatgagacactagaactactgtttcatgaatatgtgtCAAAACTTAGGGTAGATACTTAGGACACTTTGAGAGTGTCCTTGTTGCAAAATGACTCTTAAAGTTCAAATAAAAATCGGCTCCGGTTTAGACAAAAATCTTCGAATTAGATCCGGACCACTTGCATCCCTACTTTAACTGCTGGAACCGAATGAGGTGAATTTGGATAAGATGGTCTTGATCAGATCCGTTGGAATGGTCcaatttgaagaagaacttGTGTTTCATTGAGAATATTGCTTACTTAGTTACTGTCTGGATGCGCATCTGATAAATATCATTCCGGGACGTTTCAGATAAACAAAATGAGTTTCAAGTATACACTAACAACCATATATACACAATTTGAAAGCTTGATTTATACTTTATACATTTGTAGATAAGGGTGTATCATGAGATATGGTGCTTGTATCATGAGACAGATAATACATAGGAAAGTCCATTTAGAAATGAATTAGATTAAGCAAAAACAGAAGAACCCTTGTGCCATATCCAAGTGATTTGGACTCATAATTGATCCAGGACAAATTTATCAATGAGAAAGAGACGGGCCGGAAATCAGGTCCGGCCATTAACTTCTTGGATCCCTTGAacgccattttttttttcatatttccaCAAATTTCTTGACAGGACCTCCCTATTTTGTGGCAATTTCTAAACATGGCccttgatttaaaaaaaaacaaaaaaacaaaaaaggccaCCCATAACGGGTttgaaaataaccaaaataactcTGCTTGTTAAGTATTTTATAAGGGTAAAATTGGAATCTGGGCAATTTTTCATCCtattaaattaccaaaatacccctaTGGTAAAATGTGAGAACAAGCCTTTCCATGTTATTGGCATAACATGAAAAGTGTATTCTATGAGGATTGAAAATAAGTTTTGGTGTCTTATCGTTTCATTGTCATATGAAATGCATATTGAAACCGTCGCAGGAAAAAAACCGATAAGCAAATGAGAgaataaataacttaaattacATTATGCTTTGGATCAACAAACAACACATACATGTGCACTAGTTTTGAAATTAAAAGCGTACAAGTTGTCCCTCAATGATGACAATCTAGCAGCACCTGACATTGGTTAATCATTCCAATGCTTGTTTCCTCATCGAACACTCAATGCTGACTCCAAAATTGAAGACAATATTAGCTGGAAACTTTAGCTTATACTTTTATGTATCTGGAGCAATTTAGAAGGAAAAATTAAGATTTGCACTGTTTTGAAGTAGGTGATTTTGGAGCCCTCCTTTATCGTATGCCGGCTCCCGGCCCACCCAGTGTGTTCTGGTTTTAGCATCGACTTAGTCTTCTGAAAGTTAATTTTGATTATGAAATCAAGTTTCCAAGCAGGACTAAATGCTGGCCAAGCAGGTCAGAAGGAACGCCATTACCACTTGATTCCTTGAAGGCTTCTTCCGTTCGATGGTGAGCCATTCATGGTAGCCAACAAAAGGTTCAAAATGTGAAGTCAGTTTTCCGAAATAGGGTCGAAGGTTCGtctccaaatgaaaattttctaaatgcaCGTGGGACACGACAGCGAGGAAATgctatttttttctgttatgtTTTTAGAGTTGGGGGCATTTCAACGGCACCCAACTCGCCAATCGtatgattttttcctttctttttctaggTTTTGTCTTCCGATTCTCCTCTGGCAACCAGAATTCCGTGGGAAGATGTATCCGGGCTATTAAAAATCGTCTGTAATCGAGGTATCCCTGTTTGactaatttcttttttgtcttctgaATTACCgatcttctcttttccttttcatttcctttgccTTTCGTTGTTGCTTCGATAAGCAGGTTGCTGttcctctttttgtttcttcagttGGGCATTCCTGTcataggaattttttttattgaagctTGTTAATCTGTTACTGTTGGTCCACCCTGTGGACCTCTCTTGTTTAGTTTGATGAGCACTTTTTCAATGGGGGTAGCAAAATGGAATTGGTTAAATGGTTTAGAAAGTTGATGATCCTCTTTCTGGTTGTTTTTCGATTCAAGAATGAACTATATTtgagtgtttttctttttaaatgagaattcgattttctctttcaaaatcaTCCTTTGTCGAGGATTGAAGTTTCACAACTCTTTAATGGGCATGAAGTTTAAGTCTGTAGGAATCTGGAGATGAATGGCAATGCATGTGCTCCTGATATCTGCAGACCAGGCGTTTATTTGTCCTTTCTTGAAGAGTCTATTTGGGTGATCTTAGTAAATGGCATT contains:
- the LOC116265862 gene encoding probable leucine-rich repeat receptor-like protein kinase At5g63930, yielding MFAIPKMARFAILVAFWASFCWIQGEGSGKEVKLLLNVKRKLNDQSNHLSNWNASDPTPCSWTGITCTESSYPVVSDLNLSSMNLSGFLSPSIGGLVGLTYLDVSHNYLSGRIPVELGNLKNLEVLNLNNNNFGGEIPPELGNLLSLVTLNLCNNRLSGPLPSELGQLSSLKELIVLTNNITGPLPPSLGNLKKLTTFRAGQNSFSGSIPAEISGCKNLTILGLAQSSLQGQIPKELGTLKNLKELVLWGNSLSGTIPKEIGDCESLEVLALYHNNLNGEIPSELGKLASLKRLYLYRNGLNGSIPQEIGKLSQAVEIDFSENKLTGEIPKEFSNIKGLSLLQLFQNHLTGAIPTELGSLKNLSKLDLSINSLTGPIPAELQYLSNLLTLQLFQNELNGSIPQGLGLWSPLWVLDLSENNLSGPIPRYLCNNSNLILLNLWSNRLTGSIPNEVKNCKPLLQFRVGNNQLTGSFPAHLCELENLTTIELYQNKFSGPIPPEIGNCKALQRLHLSENYFTSTLPPQIGNVTRLASFNISSNKLTGPIPPELINCKMLQRLDLSNNLFTGNLPAEIGTLLQLELLRLSENRISGVIPTALGNLSRLIELQMGGNQFSGSIPSELGGLSSLQIAMNLSWNRLSGHIPPELGNLMLLEYLFLNNNDLSGEIPYTFANLSSILGFNVSFNNLTGPIPAMPLFQNMDIDSFIGNTGLCGGPLGGCNSSSDAAIPPPWDGIRSQLGKIVAIIAVVVGAISLVLIAIVIYFIRQTVDPTKSFRDKEYYSDSDVYLPPKDGFTFHDLVGATNGFDSSFIIGRGASGIVYKAVMPSGPVIAVKRLASYREGNNIDRSFSAEISTLGKIRHKNIVKLYGFSYYKESNLLLYEYMSRGSLGELLHGTSLVLDWPTRYKIALGAAEGLSYLHHDCKPRIIHRDIKSNNILLDENFEAHVGDFGLAKVIDMPYSKSVSAVAGSYGYIAPEYAYTMKVTEKCDIYSYGVVLLELLTGRTSVQPVDQGGDLVTWVKTSVRNVSLSSGVFDDRLDLDDQSTIDHMTIVLKIALMCITTSPLDRPSMREVVLMLIESNRQKEECYVSSGESETHSQDV